The Marinobacter halotolerans genome includes a window with the following:
- the trhO gene encoding oxygen-dependent tRNA uridine(34) hydroxylase TrhO — protein sequence MSQNIVVCALYKFAALNDYQSLRQPLLNLMHQHDVRGTLLLAREGINGTIAGSRQGVDAIKSWLDADGRFEGIDYKESFVDIQPFKRTKVKLKKEIVTMGVDGIDPQRIVGTYVEPGDWNALISDPEVLVVDTRNQYEVEIGTFANAKNPATDTFREFPEYVKQNLEPGRHKKVAMFCTGGIRCEKSTAYLKEQGFDEVYHLKGGILKYLEEVPEQESLWHGECFVFDDRVTVNHRLERGEYDQCHACRRPITEADKHRPEYEQGVSCHQCIGSLTEEQKARFAERERQIRLAEQRGEVHVGGEAARLIEERKARKRAEQQRQAQQSAAGEGRSRKTASGN from the coding sequence ATGAGCCAGAACATTGTTGTCTGCGCGCTTTACAAGTTCGCAGCTCTGAATGATTACCAGTCCCTACGCCAGCCCTTACTGAACCTGATGCATCAGCACGATGTGCGCGGCACCCTGCTGCTCGCCCGCGAGGGCATCAACGGAACGATTGCCGGCTCGCGCCAGGGCGTGGATGCCATCAAAAGCTGGCTGGACGCCGACGGGCGTTTTGAAGGCATCGACTACAAGGAATCCTTTGTGGATATCCAGCCCTTCAAGCGCACCAAGGTCAAACTCAAGAAAGAGATTGTCACCATGGGCGTGGACGGTATCGACCCCCAACGCATCGTAGGCACCTACGTTGAACCCGGTGACTGGAACGCGTTGATCTCCGATCCCGAGGTGCTGGTAGTTGATACCCGCAACCAGTACGAGGTTGAAATCGGCACCTTTGCCAACGCGAAGAATCCCGCCACGGATACCTTCCGTGAGTTCCCGGAGTATGTGAAACAGAACCTGGAACCGGGCCGCCACAAGAAGGTCGCCATGTTCTGTACCGGTGGTATCCGCTGCGAGAAATCCACCGCCTACCTCAAGGAGCAGGGCTTTGACGAGGTCTATCACCTGAAGGGCGGAATCCTCAAATATCTGGAGGAAGTGCCGGAGCAGGAAAGCCTGTGGCACGGAGAGTGCTTCGTATTCGATGACCGGGTCACGGTGAACCATCGGCTGGAACGGGGCGAATATGATCAGTGTCACGCCTGCCGCCGCCCGATCACCGAGGCCGACAAACATCGCCCGGAATACGAGCAGGGCGTTAGCTGTCATCAGTGCATCGGGTCGCTGACGGAAGAGCAGAAGGCCCGGTTCGCCGAACGTGAACGGCAAATCCGGCTGGCGGAACAGCGGGGCGAAGTCCATGTGGGGGGCGAGGCGGCGCGCCTCATTGAGGAGCGCAAGGCACGGAAACGTGCAGAACAGCAGCGCCAGGCCCAACAGAGCGCCGCCGGAGAGGGGAGAAGCAGAAAAACCGCCTCCGGAAACTGA
- a CDS encoding DUF481 domain-containing protein has product MHLRTLTSAVTALLLPLAAQGQEAGKDEDAKKWQGEAELGALITSGNTEETNINGRVALQHEVEKWRNTAEFRSAYSETDDMTTAEKYRTTVETDYKFSERQYWFVRAFHEDDRFSGYDFQSSLTTGYGNRVWTEGERSFLDLSVGAGYRLNRLEVAGPDGDRKDDEAIARISGRYDQALSETALFRQTLSVEMGLDDQTTTTESETSLQANIVGTLSMKAAYRVQHLSDPPANAERTDTEISVSLLYGF; this is encoded by the coding sequence ATGCATCTGAGAACACTGACCAGTGCCGTCACGGCCCTTTTGCTGCCGCTGGCGGCCCAGGGCCAGGAAGCGGGGAAGGACGAAGATGCGAAAAAGTGGCAGGGCGAGGCGGAGCTTGGCGCCCTGATCACCTCCGGAAACACCGAAGAAACCAATATCAACGGTCGCGTCGCGCTTCAGCACGAAGTGGAAAAGTGGCGCAATACGGCCGAATTCCGCTCGGCCTATTCTGAAACGGATGACATGACCACCGCCGAGAAGTACCGCACCACGGTCGAGACCGACTACAAGTTTTCCGAGCGCCAATACTGGTTTGTGAGGGCCTTCCATGAAGATGATCGTTTCTCCGGCTATGACTTTCAGTCATCCCTGACCACCGGTTACGGTAACCGGGTCTGGACGGAGGGCGAACGCTCGTTCCTGGACCTGTCCGTCGGCGCAGGTTATCGGCTTAACCGGCTGGAAGTGGCCGGCCCTGACGGCGACCGGAAGGATGATGAAGCCATTGCGCGGATATCTGGCCGCTACGATCAGGCCCTGTCGGAAACGGCCCTGTTTCGCCAGACCCTGAGCGTGGAAATGGGCCTGGATGATCAGACCACGACTACCGAATCTGAAACTTCGTTGCAGGCCAATATCGTGGGCACCCTGTCCATGAAAGCCGCCTACCGTGTGCAGCATCTGTCGGACCCGCCGGCAAACGCCGAACGTACCGACACTGAAATTTCGGTGTCCCTGCTTTACGGATTCTGA
- a CDS encoding GntR family transcriptional regulator has translation MDFQVPNTLAEQIANYLAERIMTGQIRPGERVHEATVATELQVSRASVKEALYTLERWHLIDIIPRKGAMATRLDAVHASELYDVYMHLLMMLAQRLCERWTEENRPALMQAVQRVTEQMHNRQADITAVVESSFGVMDVCCEVVGNPYLTEALSNFKPAVSRAYYLSADRYRQDLDRTGRFFTRLTQAILSRDSQQAAELITGFANHQKALIQQALAAS, from the coding sequence ATGGATTTTCAGGTTCCCAACACCCTGGCTGAGCAGATCGCCAACTACCTGGCAGAACGCATCATGACCGGTCAGATACGACCGGGTGAGCGGGTGCATGAGGCAACCGTCGCCACTGAACTTCAGGTCAGCCGGGCCTCGGTCAAAGAAGCGCTCTATACCCTTGAGCGCTGGCACCTGATCGACATCATTCCCCGCAAGGGCGCCATGGCCACACGGCTTGACGCGGTGCACGCCTCGGAGCTGTACGACGTTTACATGCACCTGCTGATGATGCTGGCCCAGCGCCTGTGCGAGCGCTGGACGGAAGAAAACAGACCGGCACTGATGCAGGCGGTACAGCGGGTAACCGAGCAAATGCACAACCGCCAGGCCGATATCACGGCGGTGGTGGAATCCAGTTTTGGCGTGATGGACGTGTGTTGTGAGGTGGTGGGCAACCCCTATCTGACCGAAGCTCTGAGCAACTTCAAGCCCGCTGTCAGCCGCGCCTATTACCTGAGCGCCGACCGCTACCGCCAGGATCTGGACCGCACCGGACGTTTCTTCACCCGGCTGACCCAGGCCATTCTGAGCCGCGATTCACAGCAGGCCGCCGAGCTGATCACCGGCTTCGCCAATCATCAGAAGGCCCTGATCCAGCAGGCTCTGGCGGCTTCATGA
- a CDS encoding DsbA family protein — protein sequence MGEAKRRKKTGDTAPKGQPRSQKPLIIGLGAGVVALVIAIVYVITAPPEPTSDDLPTASENAKPFPSQLDQYGVSVGDPDAPVVVREFADYQCPACQQFSSAAKQLKNTYVDKGQVRFVYFDFPLPQHDNAVPAAMAARCAGDQDNYWAMHDRLFANQIEWSGSDQPAEIFERYAREMGLESRRFERCMDTQLHLEDVEQSRQIAVQLQIARTPTVLVDNIRLSRPGWGQLSAVVERELAEEQSAN from the coding sequence ATGGGTGAAGCAAAACGCCGCAAGAAGACCGGCGACACCGCACCGAAAGGACAACCGCGCAGCCAGAAGCCTCTGATCATCGGGCTGGGCGCCGGCGTAGTGGCATTGGTCATTGCCATTGTTTACGTGATCACGGCGCCACCGGAGCCCACCTCTGATGATTTGCCCACCGCAAGCGAGAATGCCAAGCCGTTTCCCTCTCAGCTTGATCAGTATGGCGTATCGGTAGGGGACCCCGACGCACCGGTAGTAGTGCGGGAATTTGCCGACTACCAGTGCCCGGCCTGTCAGCAGTTCTCCAGCGCCGCCAAGCAGCTCAAGAACACCTACGTCGACAAAGGGCAGGTACGTTTCGTTTACTTCGATTTCCCCCTTCCCCAGCATGACAACGCGGTGCCCGCAGCCATGGCCGCCCGCTGTGCCGGTGACCAGGACAACTACTGGGCCATGCACGACAGGCTCTTCGCCAACCAGATCGAATGGAGCGGTTCAGACCAGCCGGCCGAAATCTTCGAGCGTTACGCCCGGGAAATGGGTCTGGAAAGCCGCCGTTTCGAGCGCTGCATGGATACACAGCTGCACCTGGAAGACGTAGAACAGAGCCGCCAGATTGCGGTCCAGCTTCAGATTGCCCGCACGCCGACGGTGCTGGTGGACAACATCCGTCTCTCCCGGCCGGGCTGGGGACAGCTTTCCGCAGTTGTTGAGCGGGAGCTGGCGGAAGAACAGTCCGCCAACTAG
- a CDS encoding glycosyltransferase, with product MNQPTSLKILFYINLVVVLLLIGYKGYLNFSQTDFQALHTSQAEAIEERLSDEAGFSFAVVGNINNSVNMFEKQMIPELNSAGLDFVVSAGNAVSGGGEDKYRAILGTFSHLDIPYLLTFGENEYGNFGSFRFYEHFGPHFYTVDGPRAQLIFLDSTGKTPWRWQIRWLEERLQASSDRPVFLFIGHPLLHPTDEAPFEQKDDFLRPVAFQNALMSLVNDHDIAAVFSANLSLYSNQQVNETRFIVTGGAGGLVLSNETSFYHYVRVDVAPDGSVSYSLKRMKSRPDPVLSTLESLWFAIYSLFYVGYVNFFLLVALLVVIGTKLYTAIFVEKDYYPNYDLDPTPWLDKPLRIAMFTNNYLPFIGGVPISIERLRRGLQALQDSVLVVAPRYRDQPKNEDNVLRVPSLLSMGEKREFRLANIFLRRIRTRLKIFQPDVIHLHHPFWLGSLGLFMGRLLKVPVIYTYHTRLEHYAHFVPLPGNLFRNLISHALVKRFANKCDAVIVPTYSTEEYLRMIGVKSATFVQPTGIEYHRFQEVSDEEVSSLRKTLGLTDETVFVSVSRLSNEKNIDFMIDAIHALRQRTDKPFRFLMIGEGHQRERLQSRIDELDLGQHFTLVGAIPPEDMAIWYHLGDAFLFASKSETQGMVILEAMAAGLPVVAVRSSGIDDVVRQDFNGFKTPEKPDLWCDRVQQLLEDTELREKMAANALSFAADYSVEQFARDVREIYALTLARTASKGKGGQNP from the coding sequence ATGAATCAACCAACCTCCCTGAAGATTCTGTTCTACATCAACCTTGTGGTTGTGTTGCTGCTGATTGGCTACAAGGGCTACCTGAATTTCTCCCAGACGGACTTCCAGGCACTGCACACAAGCCAGGCGGAGGCGATCGAAGAAAGACTGTCAGACGAAGCCGGCTTCAGCTTTGCGGTGGTGGGCAACATCAACAACTCCGTAAACATGTTTGAAAAGCAGATGATCCCGGAGCTGAACTCTGCGGGGCTGGATTTTGTGGTGTCTGCCGGCAATGCGGTCAGCGGCGGGGGCGAGGACAAGTACCGGGCCATTCTTGGCACCTTCAGCCACCTGGACATTCCCTATCTGCTGACCTTCGGGGAAAACGAGTATGGCAACTTTGGCTCTTTCCGTTTTTACGAACACTTCGGCCCCCACTTCTATACCGTGGATGGCCCCCGGGCACAGCTGATTTTTCTCGACAGCACCGGCAAAACCCCCTGGCGCTGGCAGATACGCTGGCTGGAGGAACGCCTTCAGGCGTCATCGGATCGACCGGTTTTTTTGTTTATCGGTCACCCGCTACTGCACCCGACAGATGAAGCACCGTTCGAGCAAAAGGACGATTTCCTCCGGCCCGTGGCCTTCCAGAATGCCCTGATGTCGCTGGTCAATGATCATGATATCGCGGCCGTGTTCTCCGCCAACCTGTCGCTCTATTCAAACCAGCAGGTCAACGAAACCCGGTTTATTGTGACCGGCGGCGCTGGCGGCCTGGTGCTCAGCAACGAGACCAGTTTCTATCACTACGTCCGTGTCGATGTGGCGCCGGATGGCTCGGTCAGCTATTCCCTGAAACGCATGAAATCCCGGCCTGACCCAGTGTTGAGTACCCTGGAGTCGCTCTGGTTCGCAATCTATTCGCTGTTCTACGTGGGTTACGTGAATTTCTTCCTGCTGGTGGCACTGCTTGTGGTGATCGGCACCAAGCTTTACACCGCCATCTTCGTGGAAAAGGACTACTACCCCAATTACGATCTGGATCCAACGCCCTGGCTCGACAAGCCGCTGCGCATTGCCATGTTCACCAACAACTACCTGCCGTTTATCGGCGGCGTGCCCATCTCGATCGAACGGCTGCGGCGGGGCCTGCAGGCACTTCAGGATTCTGTGCTGGTAGTCGCCCCACGGTATCGGGACCAGCCAAAGAACGAGGACAACGTTCTGCGGGTTCCCTCGCTGTTGTCCATGGGTGAGAAGCGCGAATTCCGCCTGGCGAACATCTTCCTGCGGCGCATCCGTACCCGCCTGAAAATCTTCCAGCCGGATGTGATTCACCTGCATCATCCGTTCTGGCTCGGCTCACTGGGGCTGTTTATGGGCCGCCTGCTGAAAGTGCCGGTGATTTACACCTATCACACACGGCTAGAGCATTACGCCCACTTTGTACCGCTGCCGGGCAACCTGTTCAGGAACCTGATTTCCCACGCGCTGGTTAAACGGTTCGCCAACAAATGTGACGCAGTGATTGTGCCCACCTACTCCACCGAGGAATACCTGCGTATGATCGGGGTGAAATCCGCTACCTTTGTGCAACCCACGGGCATCGAGTATCACCGTTTCCAGGAGGTATCCGACGAGGAAGTGAGCTCGCTCCGGAAGACTCTGGGCCTGACTGACGAAACCGTATTTGTCAGTGTTTCCCGGTTGTCCAACGAGAAGAACATCGATTTCATGATTGATGCCATCCACGCCCTGCGCCAGCGCACCGACAAACCTTTCCGGTTCCTGATGATTGGTGAGGGCCACCAGCGCGAGCGACTGCAAAGCCGTATCGACGAGCTGGATCTGGGCCAGCACTTTACGCTGGTCGGCGCCATTCCCCCCGAGGACATGGCCATCTGGTATCACCTGGGAGACGCGTTCCTGTTTGCGTCGAAGTCCGAAACCCAGGGCATGGTGATTCTGGAAGCCATGGCCGCAGGGCTGCCTGTAGTGGCGGTTCGCTCCAGCGGTATCGACGATGTGGTGCGGCAGGATTTCAACGGCTTCAAGACACCGGAAAAGCCGGACCTGTGGTGCGATCGGGTCCAGCAGCTTCTGGAAGACACGGAGCTGCGGGAAAAGATGGCCGCCAATGCCCTGTCGTTCGCCGCCGACTACTCTGTCGAGCAGTTTGCCCGGGACGTCAGGGAGATCTACGCCCTCACCCTGGCCCGCACGGCATCCAAGGGTAAGGGCGGTCAGAATCCGTAA
- a CDS encoding NAD(P)H-dependent flavin oxidoreductase gives MPLPESLPESLKNNLELPLVAAPMFLISGPEMALACCKEGIVGSFPALNQRSSEGFEDWLILMNDELQAFRADNPGHKVAPYAVNLIVHNTNPRWEADLELCVKHQVPIVITSLGAATRVTEAVHSYGGRVFHDVTNQKHARKAAEAGVDGIIAVSAGAGGHAGTINPFVLVHEIREVFDGLVLLAGGLSKGEDLLAAQAMGADLCYMGTRFINTTESQAEAAYQAMIIEAVSGDIIHTPAVSGIPANFMRQSLEAAGYPMDKLNQPGAIDYGEKLKPMEDEAKAWKTVWSAGQGVSQIQDVLSTAELVRRIRSEYETAKARLQASS, from the coding sequence ATGCCTCTGCCCGAATCTCTTCCAGAGTCTCTGAAAAACAATCTTGAACTGCCTCTGGTAGCCGCCCCCATGTTTCTGATTTCCGGTCCGGAAATGGCGCTTGCCTGTTGCAAGGAAGGCATTGTAGGCAGCTTTCCCGCGCTTAACCAGCGCAGCAGCGAAGGCTTCGAGGACTGGCTGATTCTTATGAACGATGAGTTGCAGGCTTTTCGTGCTGACAACCCTGGCCATAAGGTAGCACCCTACGCCGTCAACCTGATCGTGCATAACACCAACCCCCGCTGGGAGGCGGACCTGGAGCTGTGCGTGAAACACCAGGTTCCGATTGTGATTACGTCACTGGGAGCGGCCACCCGGGTGACCGAAGCGGTCCACAGCTATGGCGGGAGGGTATTCCACGACGTGACCAACCAGAAGCACGCCCGTAAAGCGGCGGAAGCGGGCGTGGACGGGATTATCGCGGTGTCTGCCGGTGCCGGCGGGCACGCGGGCACCATCAACCCCTTCGTGCTGGTGCACGAGATCCGCGAGGTCTTCGACGGCCTGGTTCTGCTGGCCGGCGGCCTGTCAAAAGGCGAAGACCTGCTGGCCGCCCAGGCCATGGGCGCAGACCTTTGCTACATGGGCACCCGCTTCATCAACACCACCGAATCCCAGGCTGAAGCGGCTTACCAGGCGATGATTATCGAAGCGGTATCCGGAGACATCATTCATACCCCGGCGGTGTCCGGTATTCCCGCCAACTTCATGCGCCAGAGCCTGGAAGCGGCTGGCTACCCCATGGATAAACTGAACCAGCCCGGCGCCATCGACTACGGTGAGAAGCTAAAGCCCATGGAAGACGAAGCCAAGGCCTGGAAAACCGTCTGGTCTGCCGGCCAGGGCGTGAGCCAGATTCAGGACGTGCTGTCCACCGCCGAACTGGTGCGGCGGATCCGGAGCGAGTACGAAACCGCGAAAGCCAGGCTCCAGGCCAGCTCCTGA
- a CDS encoding lysylphosphatidylglycerol synthase transmembrane domain-containing protein, with the protein MTAPVNDDYDVEEEYRSNASGKRLGIFALIFVLMTAAGLYAVYDQFADRNFSFDASLLAPENIAAVLALLLVYYAADGLRLHFTLRALGHRLPLPLMARLVFINLFFSNVTPMATGGGFAQIWYLHRHGVPLGRATAATTIRTVLAVMFIFSLTPVFLLTLDAFKGESLVGDLGPVLAVLIMLYLGFFLVVLFRTHWLIGPLSSLLAFLRRMHLISSARHRRWQFKAKREMLRFSVSFGDYLSGPKQYVALSVLFTGLFLLSLFSFPALLIWALDYEVDYLISVGLMVVTTFVMYFSPTPGASGISEGVFGSFFKDTLTADHLLLVTVAWRFITIYLGMIIGLVTLQRELLAQRKAS; encoded by the coding sequence ATGACGGCACCCGTAAACGACGACTACGACGTTGAAGAGGAATACCGGAGCAACGCCTCCGGCAAACGGCTGGGGATCTTTGCCCTGATCTTTGTCTTGATGACCGCTGCGGGGCTATACGCGGTTTATGACCAGTTCGCCGACCGCAACTTCAGCTTTGATGCCAGCCTGCTGGCGCCGGAGAACATTGCCGCGGTCCTTGCACTGCTGCTGGTCTATTACGCCGCCGATGGCCTGCGGCTGCATTTCACCCTCAGGGCCCTGGGGCACCGGCTGCCACTGCCGCTGATGGCCCGGCTGGTGTTTATCAATCTGTTTTTCTCCAACGTCACTCCGATGGCCACCGGCGGTGGCTTTGCCCAGATCTGGTATCTGCACCGCCACGGGGTTCCGTTAGGGCGCGCCACGGCTGCGACGACCATCCGCACGGTGCTGGCGGTGATGTTTATCTTCTCCCTGACGCCGGTTTTCCTGCTGACACTCGACGCCTTCAAAGGTGAATCGCTGGTCGGCGATCTGGGCCCGGTTCTGGCGGTGCTGATCATGCTCTATCTGGGTTTTTTTCTGGTGGTGCTGTTCCGCACCCATTGGCTGATCGGCCCGCTGTCGTCGCTGCTGGCTTTTCTGCGCCGGATGCACCTGATCAGTAGCGCACGGCACCGACGCTGGCAGTTCAAGGCGAAACGGGAAATGCTGAGGTTCTCGGTGAGCTTCGGGGATTACCTGAGCGGCCCGAAACAGTATGTGGCTCTGTCGGTGCTGTTCACCGGCCTGTTTCTGCTCAGCCTGTTCAGTTTTCCCGCACTGCTGATCTGGGCACTGGATTATGAGGTGGATTATCTCATCAGCGTGGGTCTGATGGTGGTCACCACCTTTGTCATGTACTTCTCGCCCACCCCCGGCGCTTCCGGTATTTCCGAGGGCGTGTTCGGCAGTTTCTTCAAAGACACCCTGACAGCCGACCACTTGCTGCTGGTGACAGTTGCGTGGCGCTTTATCACCATTTACCTTGGGATGATTATCGGGCTGGTTACTCTGCAGAGAGAACTGCTCGCGCAACGGAAGGCTTCCTGA
- a CDS encoding alkane 1-monooxygenase encodes MTWNTESARRRVLLTLKKYSYLIAVVPLVLPLLMLEAGRATGWLNLFAWGVPVFVFGIIPVLDLILGKDALNPDEERDTPRMNSELFYRIITVGWVPAFAVMLGWSLYVFATEPFSLVGSIGWVVSIGIIGGLGINVAHEMIHKDEKLETMAGGVLLSLVSYAGFKVEHLRGHHVHVSTPEDASSSRYNQSLYDFLPQAWVRNFMNAWRLEAKRLNKKGLSGFHWRNELIWWYSLTALALVASTVAFGWLGAVFFIGQSFVALNMLEVVNYLEHYGLHRRKLENGRYERTGPEHSWNSNYFLTNVFLFHLQRHSDHHAWAKRRYQVLRHHDIAPQLPAGYATMFVLAFIPPLWKKIMNPRVEAYYEGESHQLG; translated from the coding sequence ATGACCTGGAATACCGAATCGGCCCGGCGCCGGGTTCTGCTGACGCTGAAGAAGTACAGCTATCTGATCGCGGTGGTACCGCTGGTGCTTCCGCTACTCATGCTCGAAGCCGGCAGGGCCACCGGCTGGCTGAACCTGTTCGCCTGGGGCGTGCCCGTTTTCGTGTTCGGCATCATTCCGGTGCTGGACCTGATCCTGGGCAAAGACGCCCTGAACCCGGACGAAGAGCGCGACACGCCGCGAATGAATTCCGAGCTTTTTTACCGAATCATCACCGTGGGCTGGGTGCCGGCATTTGCGGTGATGCTTGGCTGGAGCCTGTATGTGTTTGCGACCGAGCCTTTCTCGCTGGTGGGCAGCATCGGCTGGGTGGTGTCCATCGGCATTATCGGGGGCCTGGGTATCAACGTGGCCCACGAGATGATCCACAAGGACGAGAAGCTGGAAACCATGGCCGGAGGCGTTCTGTTGTCACTGGTGTCCTACGCCGGCTTCAAGGTGGAGCACCTGCGCGGCCACCATGTGCATGTCTCCACACCGGAAGATGCCTCGTCCTCCCGCTACAACCAGTCTCTTTATGACTTCCTGCCCCAGGCCTGGGTCCGCAACTTCATGAACGCCTGGCGCCTGGAGGCCAAACGCCTGAACAAGAAAGGCCTGAGCGGTTTCCACTGGCGTAACGAACTGATCTGGTGGTACAGCCTGACGGCGCTGGCGCTGGTTGCCTCCACAGTGGCCTTCGGCTGGCTGGGTGCCGTGTTCTTCATCGGGCAAAGCTTTGTCGCCCTGAACATGCTGGAAGTGGTCAATTACCTGGAGCACTACGGCCTGCATCGCCGCAAGCTGGAAAACGGGCGCTACGAGCGCACCGGCCCGGAGCACAGCTGGAACTCCAATTACTTTCTCACCAACGTGTTCCTGTTCCACCTGCAGCGCCACAGCGACCATCACGCCTGGGCCAAGCGCCGCTATCAGGTGCTGCGCCACCATGACATCGCCCCCCAGTTGCCGGCTGGCTACGCCACCATGTTTGTGCTCGCTTTTATTCCGCCTCTATGGAAAAAAATCATGAATCCCCGTGTTGAGGCCTATTACGAGGGGGAGAGCCATCAGCTTGGATGA
- a CDS encoding methyl-accepting chemotaxis protein — protein sequence MTPHFFKALVTSRLLRPVFLILIVAGVVQVLFSQWLIGNQVDQLVATASEALEESRSQVNESFGETRADVRNRLEAMQQRTVTELSGELTRQQVAQQERVASNVREAVMAEAQGLAEVMAAVAAPLIWDRDIPKLTGLVELADARESVLFAIYYDQYGERLTRYVDRTDDRVRTLMDQGEGRGAANKVLDAASRDPNVVIITADIKPQGAAIGQLRLGLSLEGINRDLSALEQEFSATINNSIDALRQTLASETEVVNQRLQDQLTAMGTATQSRIGSTVQALDNEASELSNKLSVLSIVSAIALVLLVAAILGGGVLPKVLRLNSAIWGIADGEADLTRRVALKGKDELTDMAEGMNQFIGRIQALVSEVKSSAETAVERAREQGEISRQAVSAVNRQQTDVAQVTEVMSSMSGSISDVAESIHEVAGDVKNVNAESEATAAISRDVRQRLDQVVRNVEQAVVAVNDLDQKSSEIDSVLAVIRSIAEQTNLLALNAAIEAARAGEAGRGFAVVADEVRSLASRTQESTTEINGIIERLQQGSQQAVRAIEEVSADVAASSTEFRSADEHFEKIQQLLGSLQSRALEISATAGEQGRHAGEVSVNVSHISTLFGETVEAIERSDHASTQISQTLDGLKTSAAQFRI from the coding sequence ATGACTCCTCACTTCTTCAAAGCGCTGGTCACCAGCCGGCTTTTACGCCCCGTATTCCTGATTCTGATTGTTGCCGGGGTCGTGCAGGTTCTGTTCAGCCAGTGGCTGATCGGTAACCAGGTGGACCAGCTTGTGGCGACGGCCAGTGAGGCGCTGGAAGAAAGCCGGAGCCAGGTCAACGAGTCTTTTGGAGAGACCCGCGCGGACGTGCGAAACCGGTTGGAGGCCATGCAGCAGCGTACGGTAACAGAGCTGTCCGGCGAGTTGACACGTCAACAGGTGGCCCAGCAGGAACGGGTGGCCAGTAATGTCCGCGAGGCCGTGATGGCAGAAGCACAAGGCCTGGCCGAAGTGATGGCGGCCGTCGCTGCGCCGCTGATCTGGGACCGGGACATTCCCAAACTGACCGGCCTGGTGGAACTGGCCGACGCCCGGGAATCGGTATTGTTTGCCATCTACTATGACCAATACGGTGAAAGACTGACCCGTTACGTCGACCGCACGGACGATCGCGTACGCACCCTTATGGACCAGGGGGAAGGTCGTGGTGCAGCCAACAAGGTTCTGGATGCCGCCAGCCGGGATCCGAACGTGGTGATTATTACGGCGGATATCAAACCCCAGGGCGCGGCTATCGGGCAGCTACGACTGGGCCTGTCACTGGAAGGCATCAACCGGGATCTGTCCGCGCTGGAGCAGGAATTCAGTGCCACCATCAACAACAGTATTGATGCCCTCCGCCAGACCCTGGCGTCGGAAACCGAGGTCGTCAACCAGCGTCTGCAGGACCAGCTCACGGCAATGGGCACCGCTACCCAGTCCCGCATTGGCAGCACCGTTCAGGCGCTGGATAACGAAGCGTCAGAGCTGTCCAATAAACTGTCGGTCTTGTCCATCGTGTCCGCCATCGCACTGGTTCTTCTGGTGGCTGCGATTCTTGGCGGCGGTGTCCTGCCTAAAGTACTGCGGCTGAACTCTGCCATCTGGGGCATCGCCGACGGCGAAGCAGACCTGACCCGACGTGTCGCTTTGAAAGGTAAAGACGAACTGACCGACATGGCTGAAGGCATGAACCAGTTTATCGGCCGGATCCAGGCCCTGGTGTCGGAAGTGAAGTCCTCTGCCGAAACGGCCGTTGAACGCGCCCGGGAGCAGGGCGAAATCAGTCGCCAGGCAGTCTCGGCGGTCAATCGCCAGCAAACCGACGTGGCGCAGGTAACCGAAGTAATGAGCAGCATGTCCGGCAGTATTTCGGACGTCGCCGAGAGCATCCACGAAGTGGCAGGTGATGTGAAAAACGTCAATGCCGAGAGCGAGGCGACCGCCGCAATCTCCCGCGATGTGCGTCAGCGCCTGGATCAGGTTGTGCGGAATGTAGAACAGGCAGTAGTGGCCGTAAATGATCTGGACCAGAAGAGCAGTGAAATCGATTCAGTGCTTGCGGTGATTCGATCCATTGCCGAACAGACCAACCTGCTGGCGCTGAATGCCGCGATTGAAGCCGCGCGCGCCGGCGAAGCCGGGCGCGGGTTTGCGGTCGTCGCTGACGAGGTTCGTAGCCTGGCCAGTCGCACGCAGGAATCGACCACGGAAATCAACGGGATTATCGAGCGTCTGCAGCAGGGAAGCCAGCAGGCGGTCCGGGCCATTGAGGAGGTCTCGGCGGATGTAGCCGCGTCGTCCACCGAATTCAGAAGCGCGGATGAGCACTTCGAGAAAATACAACAACTGCTGGGCAGTCTGCAGAGTCGCGCACTGGAGATCTCTGCGACGGCCGGGGAGCAGGGCAGACATGCCGGCGAAGTCAGCGTGAATGTCAGCCACATCTCAACGCTTTTCGGTGAAACCGTCGAGGCCATCGAGCGCTCGGATCATGCCAGCACACAGATCAGCCAGACGCTCGACGGCCTGAAAACCAGCGCCGCTCAGTTCAGGATCTGA